A single Desulfovibrio piger DNA region contains:
- the dnaB gene encoding replicative DNA helicase, whose product MASNESFGPASAQPSRPSGAPRSPETGDRARNAENDLLRRVPPHSPEAEQAVLGGILMRPQLMHVIVDLIADTDFYLPAHATIFRAFLDLYRKSAPIDLISTAEQLKSSNALEEAGGAVYLADLAQAVVSGANAEYYATIVRDKSLQRGLINACSSIISNCYDASREVGSLLDESEQAVFAISQRTTGRDFTGARELVDSVFENLSKLADSRDVITGVTTGYSRLDKLTAGLQPSDLIIVAARPSMGKTAFSLCMGLNAAIRQGVPVAVFSLEMSKEQLMQRMLAVWGKVDMSKLRRPALLNDADWSNLYAAADVISRAPIYIDDTPALTTLELRARARRLKAEKGLGLVIVDYLQLMRTSRRTDSRELEISDISRSLKGLAKEMNVPVVALSQLNRKVEERGDKRPMLSDLRESGAIEQDADVIMFVYRDDVYKFTKPADRPVQGIAEIIIGKQRNGPVGVAELLYMSPYTAFEDLAPDWAPSETPQ is encoded by the coding sequence ATGGCCAGCAACGAATCCTTCGGCCCCGCTTCCGCCCAGCCCTCCCGCCCGTCCGGCGCGCCCCGCAGCCCCGAGACCGGCGACCGCGCCCGCAACGCGGAGAACGACCTGCTGCGGCGCGTGCCGCCCCACAGCCCCGAAGCCGAACAGGCCGTGCTGGGCGGCATCCTCATGCGGCCCCAGCTCATGCACGTCATCGTGGACCTCATCGCCGACACGGATTTCTATCTGCCGGCCCATGCCACCATCTTCCGGGCCTTCCTGGACCTGTACCGCAAGAGCGCGCCCATCGACCTCATCTCCACCGCCGAACAGCTCAAGAGCAGCAATGCCCTCGAAGAGGCCGGCGGGGCCGTCTATCTGGCCGACCTGGCCCAGGCCGTGGTCTCCGGCGCCAATGCCGAATATTACGCCACCATCGTGCGTGACAAGTCCCTGCAGCGCGGCCTCATCAATGCCTGCTCGTCCATCATCAGCAACTGCTACGACGCCTCGCGCGAGGTGGGCAGCCTGCTGGACGAGTCCGAACAGGCCGTGTTCGCCATCTCGCAGCGCACCACGGGCCGCGACTTCACCGGCGCCCGCGAGCTGGTGGACAGCGTGTTCGAGAACCTGTCCAAACTGGCCGACTCCCGCGACGTCATCACCGGCGTCACCACCGGCTACAGCCGCCTGGACAAGCTCACCGCCGGGCTCCAGCCCTCGGACCTCATCATCGTGGCCGCCCGGCCCAGCATGGGCAAGACGGCCTTCTCGCTCTGCATGGGCCTCAATGCCGCCATCCGCCAGGGCGTGCCCGTGGCCGTGTTCTCGCTGGAAATGAGCAAGGAGCAGCTCATGCAGCGCATGCTGGCCGTGTGGGGCAAGGTGGACATGTCCAAGCTGCGCCGCCCGGCCCTGCTCAACGACGCCGACTGGAGCAACCTCTACGCCGCGGCCGACGTCATCTCGCGCGCGCCCATCTACATCGACGACACCCCGGCCCTGACCACCCTGGAGCTGCGCGCCCGCGCCCGCCGCCTCAAGGCCGAAAAGGGCCTGGGCCTGGTCATCGTGGACTACCTCCAGCTCATGCGCACCAGCCGCCGCACCGACTCGCGCGAGCTGGAGATCTCGGACATCTCCCGCTCCCTCAAGGGCCTGGCCAAGGAGATGAACGTGCCCGTGGTGGCCCTTTCGCAGCTCAACCGAAAGGTGGAGGAGCGCGGCGACAAGCGCCCCATGCTCTCGGACCTGCGCGAATCGGGCGCCATCGAGCAGGACGCCGACGTCATCATGTTCGTCTACCGCGATGACGTGTACAAGTTCACCAAGCCCGCCGACCGGCCGGTGCAGGGCATCGCCGAGATCATCATCGGCAAGCAGCGCAACGGTCCCGTGGGTGTGGCCGAGCTGCTCTACATGTCTCCCTATACGGCCTTCGAGGACCTGGCCCCCGACTGGGCCCCCTCGGAAACGCCGCAATAG
- a CDS encoding RNA recognition motif domain-containing protein, with amino-acid sequence MSKSIYVGNLPWAATEEQVQDLFAEYGKVLSVKLVSDRETGRARGFGFVEMEDGEAQAAIEALDNYSFGGRTLRVNEAKPRAPRPPRY; translated from the coding sequence ATGTCCAAGTCCATCTATGTTGGGAACCTCCCCTGGGCCGCTACTGAAGAACAGGTGCAGGATCTTTTTGCCGAATACGGCAAAGTTCTGTCGGTGAAACTGGTCAGCGACAGGGAAACCGGCCGTGCCCGCGGCTTCGGCTTCGTGGAAATGGAAGACGGTGAAGCTCAGGCTGCCATCGAAGCTCTGGATAACTACAGCTTTGGTGGTCGCACCCTTCGCGTCAACGAAGCCAAACCCCGCGCCCCGCGTCCTCCCCGCTACTAG
- the ahbB gene encoding siroheme decarboxylase subunit beta, with protein MAQQFTEIERAVLRIVQADLPDSLTPYADIARTAGCTEEEVLDLLSRLKQSGAIRRFGASIKHQKTGWNHNAMIGWKVAPELVEECGTIAARHSRISHVYYRPSAAPDWPYELYTMVHGRSEQECLDVAQELIATTPLREYAILKSLKELKKISMTYF; from the coding sequence ATGGCCCAGCAATTCACCGAAATAGAACGTGCCGTCCTGCGTATCGTGCAGGCCGACCTGCCCGACTCCCTGACCCCGTATGCCGACATCGCCCGCACCGCGGGCTGCACGGAGGAGGAAGTCCTCGATCTGCTCTCCCGCCTCAAGCAGAGCGGTGCCATCCGCCGCTTCGGGGCCAGCATCAAACACCAGAAGACCGGCTGGAACCACAATGCCATGATAGGCTGGAAAGTGGCCCCCGAACTGGTGGAGGAATGCGGCACCATCGCCGCCCGGCACAGCCGCATCTCCCATGTCTACTACCGCCCCAGCGCCGCTCCCGACTGGCCCTACGAGCTGTACACCATGGTGCACGGCCGCAGCGAGCAGGAATGCCTCGACGTGGCGCAGGAACTGATCGCCACCACTCCCCTGCGTGAATACGCCATCCTCAAGAGCCTGAAAGAGCTCAAAAAAATCTCCATGACCTATTTTTAG
- the hemL gene encoding glutamate-1-semialdehyde 2,1-aminomutase has protein sequence MDDTSRALFEKACQLIPGGVNSPVRACHNVDSLPLFIAEAHGSHITDVDGREYVDFILSWGPMILGHDHPAVTAAVREAAGRGTSYGAPCPDEVTLAEEVVADMPSLEMVRMVNSGTEATMSALRLARGVTGRDKVLKFVGCYHGHADPFLAAAGSGVATFSIPGTPGVPAAVVADTLLAPYNDLDAVREIFRRHGEGIAAVIVEPVAANMGLVLPRPGFLEGLRKITRQYGALLIFDEVITGFRAAFGGAQARFGIDPDLTTFGKIIGGGLPVGAFGGKRQYMENVAPRGAVYQAGTLSGNPLAMAAGLATLRQLRQMDYDALERRVAAFAGELRAILGAKGVPIQMPTIASMFCPYFSEQEVVDFATAKQCDQQLFTTFYKQMRRQGIFLAPSGFETGMVSFAHTDDDFNKALDAARKVSF, from the coding sequence ATGGACGACACATCCCGCGCGCTTTTTGAAAAAGCCTGCCAGCTCATCCCCGGCGGGGTCAACAGCCCCGTGCGCGCCTGCCACAACGTGGACAGCCTGCCCCTTTTCATCGCCGAAGCCCACGGCAGCCACATCACTGATGTGGACGGCCGCGAATATGTCGACTTCATCCTCTCCTGGGGCCCCATGATCCTGGGCCACGACCACCCCGCCGTCACCGCCGCCGTGCGTGAGGCCGCCGGGCGCGGCACCAGCTACGGCGCTCCCTGCCCCGATGAAGTCACCCTGGCCGAGGAAGTGGTGGCCGACATGCCCAGCCTGGAGATGGTGCGCATGGTCAACTCCGGCACCGAAGCCACCATGAGCGCCCTGCGCCTGGCCCGCGGCGTCACCGGCCGCGACAAGGTGCTCAAGTTCGTGGGCTGCTACCACGGCCATGCCGACCCCTTCCTGGCCGCCGCCGGTTCCGGCGTGGCCACCTTCTCCATCCCCGGCACCCCCGGCGTGCCCGCCGCCGTGGTGGCCGACACCCTGCTGGCCCCCTACAACGATCTTGACGCCGTGCGCGAGATCTTCCGCCGGCATGGCGAAGGCATCGCCGCCGTCATCGTCGAACCCGTGGCCGCCAACATGGGCCTTGTCCTGCCCAGGCCCGGCTTCCTCGAAGGCCTGCGCAAGATCACCCGCCAGTACGGCGCCCTGCTCATCTTCGACGAAGTCATCACCGGCTTCCGCGCCGCCTTCGGCGGTGCCCAGGCCCGCTTCGGCATCGATCCCGACCTGACCACCTTCGGCAAGATCATCGGCGGCGGCCTGCCCGTGGGCGCCTTCGGCGGCAAGCGCCAGTACATGGAAAACGTGGCTCCGCGCGGCGCCGTCTATCAGGCCGGCACCCTTTCCGGCAACCCGCTGGCCATGGCCGCCGGTCTGGCCACCCTGCGCCAGCTGCGCCAGATGGACTACGACGCCCTGGAACGCCGCGTGGCCGCCTTTGCCGGCGAACTGCGCGCCATCCTCGGCGCCAAGGGCGTGCCCATCCAGATGCCCACCATCGCGTCCATGTTCTGCCCCTACTTCAGCGAGCAGGAAGTGGTGGACTTCGCCACCGCCAAGCAGTGCGACCAGCAGCTGTTCACCACCTTCTACAAGCAGATGCGCCGGCAGGGCATCTTCCTGGCGCCCTCGGGCTTCGAGACCGGCATGGTCTCCTTCGCCCACACCGACGACGACTTCAACAAGGCCCTGGACGCCGCCCGCAAGGTCAGCTTCTAG
- a CDS encoding cobalt-precorrin 5A hydrolase, with protein MHCTCHILSSTALPLARRLRQALAATPWRSPTGEALAECRLSAPQRFAPEDCRPFAGIMDAARQAAGSPQIFLGATGIAVRAVAPLLEHKSTDAPVLVISPDGHFVISLLAGHWGGGNSLCRHVAALLGAVPVITTATDCGGGPALDLFLQAAGLRILDWDQLPPAQACWLEGRPLPLWDPCGAVTDGDGGAFLRQEVLPEQDGPALCVHWQRLPARQGRLRVALPALVLGLGCRKGIPAPLVATAVEGLLLRHGLEPQALAALATVTEKAREPALQELARRLGLPLLTFEAAELAAVTTPHPSAAAGERFGCAPFSVCEAACLLAARQLGATATMKTDGEGILPARRGALEDGPPAGTGNGQQAEGRAGTAVRLLVEKNKVAGQLTLAVALSNTLLRRDDA; from the coding sequence ATGCATTGTACCTGTCATATCCTGAGCAGCACGGCCCTGCCGCTGGCCCGGCGCCTGCGGCAGGCACTGGCCGCAACGCCGTGGCGCAGCCCAACGGGCGAGGCGCTGGCGGAATGCCGCTTGTCCGCGCCGCAACGCTTTGCCCCGGAAGACTGCCGGCCGTTTGCCGGCATCATGGATGCGGCCCGGCAGGCAGCGGGCTCTCCCCAGATCTTCCTAGGCGCGACGGGCATCGCCGTACGGGCCGTGGCGCCCCTGCTGGAACACAAGAGCACGGATGCCCCTGTCCTGGTCATCTCGCCGGACGGGCACTTCGTCATCAGCCTGCTGGCCGGGCACTGGGGCGGCGGCAACAGCCTGTGCCGCCATGTGGCCGCCCTGCTGGGGGCCGTGCCGGTCATCACCACGGCCACGGACTGCGGCGGAGGCCCGGCGCTGGATCTCTTCCTCCAGGCAGCGGGCCTGCGTATCCTGGACTGGGACCAGCTTCCCCCGGCCCAGGCCTGCTGGCTGGAGGGCCGTCCCCTGCCCTTGTGGGACCCCTGCGGCGCCGTGACGGACGGAGACGGGGGCGCCTTCCTGCGGCAGGAGGTACTGCCGGAACAGGACGGGCCCGCGCTCTGTGTGCACTGGCAGCGCCTGCCCGCACGACAAGGCCGCCTGCGGGTGGCCCTGCCCGCGCTGGTGCTGGGGCTGGGCTGCCGCAAGGGCATCCCCGCGCCGCTGGTGGCCACGGCCGTGGAAGGCCTGCTGCTGCGCCACGGGCTGGAGCCCCAGGCCCTGGCGGCCCTGGCCACCGTGACGGAAAAGGCCCGGGAACCTGCCTTGCAGGAACTGGCCCGGCGTCTGGGCCTGCCCCTGCTGACCTTCGAGGCGGCAGAGCTGGCCGCCGTCACCACGCCGCACCCGTCCGCAGCGGCGGGGGAACGCTTCGGCTGCGCGCCCTTCAGCGTCTGCGAGGCCGCCTGCCTGCTGGCGGCCCGGCAGCTGGGCGCGACCGCCACGATGAAGACAGATGGCGAAGGGATATTGCCTGCCAGACGGGGCGCGCTGGAGGACGGCCCGCCGGCGGGAACGGGAAACGGCCAGCAGGCAGAGGGCAGGGCAGGCACGGCTGTCCGCCTGCTGGTGGAAAAAAACAAGGTGGCCGGCCAGCTGACCCTGGCCGTGGCCCTGTCGAACACTCTTTTGCGGAGGGATGATGCCTGA
- a CDS encoding DapH/DapD/GlmU-related protein — MPEIVMDTGRDTVLLVGGGSLCAAAVPLLRAAGLVPAGVIHGPRCDFAAEAGVPPLGRDADLARLRRDFSRAVVTAPHKQAARLRRLLHEALREQGFTLVSAVHPEARRERDVLVGAGNLIFAGVSLAAGCRTGTGCVLRAGARLEAGCRLGDHVHVGEGSHLGAGVIVEEGAHLGREVRVEAGLRLEKNIFVPDSVHLTRQTLPLYVAGGAREDRA, encoded by the coding sequence ATGCCTGAGATCGTGATGGACACGGGGCGGGATACCGTCCTGCTGGTGGGAGGCGGGAGCCTGTGCGCCGCGGCCGTCCCCTTGCTGCGGGCCGCCGGTCTGGTCCCTGCGGGCGTCATCCACGGCCCGCGCTGTGACTTCGCGGCAGAGGCGGGCGTGCCGCCGCTGGGCCGGGACGCCGATCTGGCCCGTCTGCGGCGGGACTTCTCCCGGGCCGTGGTCACGGCCCCGCACAAGCAGGCAGCCAGGCTGCGCCGCCTGCTGCACGAAGCCCTGCGGGAACAGGGCTTCACCCTGGTCAGCGCGGTGCATCCCGAGGCCCGCAGGGAGCGGGATGTCCTTGTGGGCGCCGGGAACCTCATCTTTGCCGGTGTCTCCCTGGCAGCGGGCTGCCGCACCGGCACGGGCTGCGTGCTGCGGGCCGGGGCACGCCTGGAGGCGGGCTGCCGTCTGGGGGACCATGTGCATGTGGGTGAAGGCTCGCACCTGGGCGCGGGCGTCATCGTGGAAGAGGGGGCCCATCTGGGCCGGGAGGTACGCGTGGAGGCGGGCCTGCGGCTGGAAAAAAATATTTTTGTGCCGGACAGTGTCCACCTGACCCGCCAGACCCTGCCGCTGTATGTCGCGGGAGGGGCACGGGAAGACAGGGCGTAA
- a CDS encoding cytochrome c3 family protein, with amino-acid sequence MKFALLSAGVLALALSVPAIAAQPPVPADGLVLQGSNPKKPVTFNHSTHKTVECVVCHHPVDGKESYAKCATAGCHDNLKDKKGTNSLYYVVHAKEKADAPLKHQSCLSCHVKVVAEKPDLKKELTGCAKSKCHP; translated from the coding sequence ATGAAGTTCGCCCTGTTGTCTGCCGGTGTCCTGGCTCTGGCCCTGTCCGTGCCCGCCATCGCGGCCCAGCCCCCTGTCCCGGCTGACGGTCTCGTCCTGCAAGGTTCCAATCCCAAGAAGCCGGTGACCTTCAACCACTCCACCCACAAGACCGTGGAATGCGTCGTCTGTCACCATCCCGTGGACGGCAAGGAAAGCTATGCCAAGTGCGCCACTGCCGGCTGCCATGACAACCTGAAGGACAAGAAGGGGACCAACAGCCTGTACTATGTGGTACATGCCAAGGAAAAGGCCGACGCTCCCCTGAAGCATCAGAGCTGCCTGTCCTGTCACGTCAAGGTCGTGGCCGAAAAGCCTGACCTGAAGAAGGAGCTCACCGGCTGCGCCAAGTCCAAGTGCCATCCGTAG
- a CDS encoding ubiquinone/menaquinone biosynthesis methyltransferase produces MTDPRPRHDAAVSGMFGRIAGFYDLLNHTLSLGIDYYWRHVLARNVRVGSTNRVLDLAAGTLDVSLAIRRRFPQVQVPAMDFCPPMLQRGLHKLKGDNARAIMPVAADAKKLPLPDASVDCVTMAFGIRNITPRSEAFAEMLRVLTPGGRACILEFGSGSERIWGGLYNFYLDRILPRIGQMVSRDPGAYAYLAETIRHFPTAPALEKEMTDAGFVRAWHIKLTSGIVCLHVGEKAR; encoded by the coding sequence GTGACTGATCCCCGCCCCCGGCATGACGCCGCCGTCTCCGGCATGTTCGGCCGCATCGCCGGTTTCTACGACCTGCTCAACCACACGCTGAGCCTGGGCATCGACTATTACTGGCGCCATGTGCTGGCCAGGAACGTGCGCGTGGGCAGCACCAACCGCGTGCTCGATCTGGCCGCCGGCACCCTGGACGTCTCGCTGGCCATCCGCCGCCGCTTCCCGCAGGTGCAGGTGCCCGCCATGGATTTCTGCCCGCCCATGCTCCAGCGCGGCCTGCACAAGCTCAAGGGCGACAATGCCCGGGCCATCATGCCCGTGGCCGCCGATGCCAAAAAGCTGCCCCTGCCCGACGCCTCGGTGGACTGCGTGACCATGGCCTTCGGCATCCGCAACATCACGCCGCGCTCCGAGGCCTTTGCCGAGATGCTGCGCGTGCTCACCCCCGGCGGCCGCGCCTGCATCCTGGAGTTCGGCTCCGGCAGCGAACGCATCTGGGGCGGGCTGTACAATTTTTATCTGGACAGGATCCTGCCGCGCATCGGCCAGATGGTCTCCCGCGACCCGGGCGCCTATGCGTACCTGGCCGAGACCATCCGCCATTTCCCCACGGCCCCGGCCCTGGAAAAGGAAATGACCGATGCCGGTTTCGTGCGGGCCTGGCACATCAAGCTCACGTCGGGCATCGTCTGCCTGCATGTGGGCGAAAAGGCCCGCTAG
- a CDS encoding DUF2065 family protein, whose amino-acid sequence MTFDWKPFLAALGLAILLEGLVWALAPGAMRRAVILIAQMPKSSIRVLGLAALALGLFLVWLARSA is encoded by the coding sequence ATGACGTTCGACTGGAAACCATTTCTTGCGGCATTGGGTTTGGCCATCCTTCTGGAGGGCCTGGTCTGGGCTCTGGCTCCCGGTGCCATGCGCCGGGCCGTGATCCTCATCGCGCAGATGCCCAAAAGCTCCATACGGGTCCTCGGGCTGGCGGCGCTGGCCCTGGGCCTTTTCCTCGTCTGGCTGGCCCGCAGCGCCTGA
- a CDS encoding nucleotide sugar dehydrogenase — protein MVDFAALQNREQTLAVVGLGYVGLPLAVAFSRHMNVIGFDINAGRIEELRKGHDRTNEVTDEALAAATIEYTCDPADLARAAVIIVAVPTPIDEHRSPDLTPVVGASHTVGRHMPRGCVVVYESTVYPGLTEEICVPILEQESGLTCGTDFTVGYSPERINPGDKVHTLETIKKIVSGSDQATADLLAQVYGSVVRAGIHRASSIKVAEAAKVIENTQRDLNIALMNELAIIFERLGIDTLEVLEAAGTKWNFLPFRPGLVGGHCIGVDPYYLTFKAEEMGFHPEVILAGRRTNDNMGKYVAECLVKRLIRNGNVVSGARVGILGFTFKENVPDLRNTRVVDVIRELKEYNVVPLVHDAEADPAEAMREYGQELVDLDRLRDLDAVLLAVSHKAYAALTPEDIKARCKDGDRAVLMDVKGFFDPQAMRAAGIDYWRL, from the coding sequence ATGGTGGATTTCGCTGCCCTGCAGAATCGTGAACAGACCCTGGCCGTGGTTGGCCTGGGCTATGTGGGCCTGCCCCTGGCCGTGGCTTTTTCCCGCCATATGAACGTGATCGGTTTCGACATCAACGCCGGCCGCATCGAAGAACTGCGCAAAGGTCACGACCGCACCAACGAAGTGACCGACGAGGCCCTGGCCGCCGCCACGATCGAATACACCTGCGACCCCGCCGACCTGGCCCGGGCCGCCGTGATCATCGTGGCCGTGCCCACGCCCATCGACGAGCACCGCTCCCCCGACCTCACCCCCGTGGTGGGCGCCAGCCACACCGTGGGCCGCCACATGCCCAGGGGCTGCGTGGTGGTCTATGAATCCACGGTCTACCCCGGCCTCACCGAAGAGATCTGCGTGCCCATCCTGGAGCAGGAATCGGGCCTCACCTGCGGCACGGACTTCACCGTGGGCTACTCGCCGGAACGCATCAACCCCGGCGACAAGGTCCACACCCTGGAGACCATCAAGAAGATCGTCTCCGGCTCCGACCAGGCTACGGCCGACCTGCTGGCCCAGGTCTACGGCTCCGTGGTCAGGGCGGGCATCCACCGCGCCTCCAGCATCAAGGTGGCCGAGGCCGCCAAGGTCATCGAGAACACCCAGCGCGACCTGAACATCGCCCTCATGAACGAGCTGGCCATCATCTTCGAGCGCCTGGGCATCGACACCCTCGAAGTGCTGGAAGCCGCCGGCACCAAGTGGAATTTCCTGCCCTTCCGTCCCGGTCTGGTGGGCGGCCACTGCATCGGCGTGGACCCCTACTACCTGACCTTCAAGGCCGAGGAGATGGGCTTCCACCCCGAAGTCATCCTGGCCGGCCGCCGCACCAACGACAACATGGGCAAATATGTGGCCGAGTGCCTGGTCAAGCGCCTGATCAGGAACGGCAACGTGGTCAGCGGCGCGCGCGTGGGCATTCTGGGCTTCACCTTCAAGGAGAACGTGCCCGACCTGCGCAACACCCGCGTGGTGGACGTGATCCGCGAACTCAAGGAATACAATGTGGTCCCGCTGGTGCATGACGCCGAGGCCGACCCGGCCGAAGCCATGCGCGAATACGGGCAGGAGCTGGTGGATCTGGACCGGCTGCGCGACCTGGACGCCGTGCTGCTGGCCGTGAGCCACAAGGCCTACGCCGCCCTGACGCCCGAAGACATCAAGGCCCGCTGCAAGGATGGCGACAGGGCCGTGCTCATGGACGTGAAGGGCTTCTTCGACCCGCAGGCCATGCGCGCCGCGGGCATCGACTACTGGAGACTGTAA
- a CDS encoding polyprenyl synthetase family protein codes for MLLLKARLALELPPINKALSRAAEGLPHPVRPIARHIFEAGGKRLRPLLTILMARLLGYDKKDIYDLAVTMEMLHAATLLHDDVLDNADTRRGKPAAHTLFSATSTILAGDAMLAHANALVARCGDPRLCLCFSEATSRTAAGEILEIAAQHRVETTAEEYEEIIRGKTAWLIRASCQLGALRAGADDARVEAAAAYGENIGMAFQIVDDALDFAPQSITGKPSGGDVREGKLTPPLRMYRDSLDDAARAAFDQAFNDASFTDGDAGRIADSIRAAGFDQATRMAAEGYLDKARAALASLPSGPEQDILQQMADYVRDRKK; via the coding sequence ATGCTGCTTCTGAAAGCCCGTCTGGCACTGGAACTGCCCCCCATCAACAAGGCTCTTTCCCGGGCCGCCGAGGGCCTGCCCCATCCCGTGCGCCCCATCGCCCGCCATATCTTCGAAGCGGGCGGCAAACGCCTGCGCCCCCTGCTGACCATCCTCATGGCCCGCCTGCTGGGCTATGACAAAAAAGACATCTATGATCTGGCCGTCACCATGGAGATGCTCCATGCCGCCACCCTGCTGCATGACGACGTGCTGGACAATGCCGATACCCGGCGCGGCAAACCCGCCGCCCATACCCTTTTCAGCGCCACCAGCACCATCCTGGCCGGCGATGCCATGCTGGCCCATGCCAATGCCCTGGTGGCCCGGTGCGGCGACCCGCGCCTGTGCCTCTGCTTTTCCGAGGCCACCAGCCGCACCGCCGCCGGCGAGATCCTGGAGATCGCGGCCCAGCACCGGGTGGAGACCACCGCCGAAGAATACGAGGAGATCATCCGCGGCAAGACGGCCTGGCTGATCCGGGCCTCGTGCCAGCTGGGCGCCCTGCGCGCCGGGGCCGACGATGCCCGGGTGGAGGCCGCCGCCGCCTATGGCGAGAACATCGGCATGGCCTTCCAGATCGTGGACGACGCCCTGGACTTCGCCCCCCAGAGCATCACGGGCAAACCTTCGGGCGGCGACGTGCGCGAAGGCAAGCTGACCCCGCCCCTGCGCATGTACCGCGACAGCCTGGACGATGCCGCCCGCGCGGCCTTCGACCAGGCCTTCAATGACGCCTCCTTCACCGACGGCGACGCCGGGCGCATCGCCGACAGCATCCGTGCGGCCGGTTTCGACCAGGCCACGCGCATGGCTGCCGAAGGCTACCTGGACAAGGCCCGCGCGGCCCTGGCCAGCCTGCCCTCGGGACCGGAACAGGACATCCTGCAACAAATGGCCGACTACGTTCGCGACCGCAAAAAATAA